In Aeromicrobium marinum DSM 15272, one genomic interval encodes:
- a CDS encoding acyl-CoA dehydrogenase family protein, with amino-acid sequence MNLDLSPDELAFRDEARAWLTANVPAERLPSMDTAEGFAAHQQWERRLADARWSVVSWPEEFGGRGASLVEWVIFEEEYYRAGAPGRVSQNGIFLLAPIIFDHGTVDQQQRWLPSMATGETIWAQAWSEPEAGSDLASLRSTARKVDGGWVLDGQKTWSSRASYAHRGFGLFRSDPEAQRHRGLTYVCFDLDAPGVTVRPIAQLDGEAGFAEIFLDEVFVPDADVLGAPGAGWQVAMSTAGNERGLSLRSPGRFCAAADRLLDLHAERPDPAAAASVVDAWVRAEAYRLYTWGTVTQLAGGGDIGAAGSVNKIWWSELDTALHETALDLLGPEAEAESPWTDGYLFSLSGPIYAGTNEIQRNIVAERILGLPREPRREDGR; translated from the coding sequence GTGAACCTCGACCTCTCGCCCGACGAGCTCGCCTTCCGCGACGAGGCGCGGGCCTGGCTGACCGCCAACGTCCCCGCCGAGCGACTGCCCTCGATGGACACCGCCGAGGGGTTCGCCGCCCACCAGCAGTGGGAGCGCCGGCTCGCCGACGCCCGCTGGTCGGTGGTGTCGTGGCCCGAGGAGTTCGGGGGTCGGGGCGCCTCGCTCGTGGAGTGGGTGATCTTCGAGGAGGAGTACTACCGCGCCGGCGCACCCGGACGGGTCTCGCAGAACGGGATCTTCCTGCTGGCCCCGATCATCTTCGACCACGGCACGGTCGACCAGCAGCAGCGGTGGCTGCCGTCGATGGCGACCGGCGAGACCATCTGGGCGCAGGCGTGGTCCGAGCCCGAGGCCGGGTCGGACCTCGCGTCGCTGCGTTCCACCGCCCGCAAGGTCGACGGCGGGTGGGTCCTGGACGGGCAGAAGACGTGGTCGTCGCGGGCGTCCTACGCCCATCGGGGATTCGGCCTGTTCCGGTCCGACCCGGAGGCCCAGCGGCACCGCGGCCTGACCTACGTGTGCTTCGACCTGGACGCCCCCGGCGTGACGGTGCGACCCATCGCCCAGCTCGACGGCGAGGCCGGCTTCGCCGAGATCTTCCTCGACGAGGTGTTCGTGCCCGACGCCGACGTGCTGGGGGCGCCCGGTGCCGGGTGGCAGGTGGCGATGAGCACCGCCGGCAACGAGCGCGGGCTGTCGCTGCGCTCCCCCGGACGCTTCTGCGCGGCAGCGGACCGGCTGCTGGACCTGCACGCCGAGCGGCCGGATCCCGCGGCCGCGGCCTCGGTCGTCGACGCCTGGGTGCGCGCCGAGGCCTACCGGCTGTACACGTGGGGCACGGTCACGCAGCTCGCCGGAGGCGGCGACATCGGTGCGGCCGGGTCGGTCAACAAGATCTGGTGGAGCGAGCTGGACACCGCGCTGCACGAGACCGCCTTGGACCTGCTGGGCCCCGAGGCCGAGGCGGAGTCGCCGTGGACCGACGGCTACCTGTTCTCGCTGTCCGGTCCGATCTACGCCGGCACCAACGAGATCCAGCGCAACATCGTCGCCGAGCGGATCCTGGGTCTGCCGCGGGAGCCGCGCAGGGAGGACGGGCGATGA
- a CDS encoding acyl-CoA dehydrogenase family protein, with protein MRFTPTTEQTGFARSLDDLLTRSDTVAANRAWARGEHGPGLGLWKRLADLGVTSLATEATPVEVRIAFEALGRHAVPGPWVESAAYLPVALPDVDLTDTIATVAVLPHVPYALDADVADTVYVVTGGALSTATAGAPVTSVDPSRRLVEVVAGDPVDHGDLDRAFDLAAFATAAQLLGAGERVLADSVAYVSQRTQFGRTIGSYQAIKHQLADVRVALDFARPLLDGAGVELTPRSVSAAAIQCADAARLAARVGLQVHGAIGYTQEYDLSRWLLRIRALQSAWGTPAWHRERLLADLLAERAAR; from the coding sequence ATGAGGTTCACCCCCACGACCGAGCAGACGGGGTTCGCCCGGTCGCTCGACGACCTCCTGACCCGGTCCGACACCGTCGCCGCCAACCGGGCGTGGGCGCGGGGCGAGCACGGGCCCGGGCTCGGCCTGTGGAAGCGGCTGGCCGATCTGGGCGTCACCTCCCTGGCCACCGAGGCCACGCCCGTCGAGGTGCGCATCGCCTTCGAGGCCCTCGGTCGGCACGCCGTGCCGGGGCCGTGGGTCGAGTCGGCCGCCTACCTGCCGGTGGCGCTCCCCGACGTCGACCTGACCGACACGATCGCGACCGTGGCCGTGCTGCCGCACGTCCCGTACGCCCTCGACGCCGACGTCGCCGACACCGTGTACGTGGTGACAGGCGGAGCGCTGTCCACGGCCACGGCCGGGGCGCCGGTCACGTCGGTGGACCCGTCGCGGCGGCTCGTCGAGGTCGTCGCCGGTGACCCGGTCGACCACGGCGACCTCGACCGGGCGTTCGACCTGGCGGCGTTCGCCACGGCCGCCCAGCTGCTCGGCGCCGGCGAGCGGGTGCTGGCCGACTCCGTCGCCTACGTCTCGCAGCGCACCCAGTTCGGGCGCACGATCGGCTCCTACCAGGCGATCAAGCACCAGCTGGCCGACGTGCGCGTGGCGCTCGACTTCGCCCGGCCGCTGCTGGACGGGGCGGGGGTCGAGCTGACCCCCCGCTCGGTGTCGGCGGCCGCGATCCAGTGCGCCGACGCCGCCCGGCTCGCCGCCCGGGTGGGCCTGCAGGTGCACGGGGCCATCGGGTACACCCAGGAGTACGACCTCAGCCGGTGGCTGCTACGCATCCGCGCGCTGCAGTCGGCGTGGGGCACCCCCGCCTGGCACCGCGAACGCCTCCTCGCCGACCTCCTCGCCGAGCGGGCTGCCCGGTGA
- a CDS encoding acyl-CoA dehydrogenase family protein codes for MTDPVPTPEHLELARSVRQLLERRSDSRAVRSAMAGPVGFDTALWSTLCDQLGVAALAVPEECGGAGFTAAETHVVLEELGRALTPSPLLASVVTSAVLVAAGGADDLLERIAAGAVATLAWSGTTDTVAATVGVRHADGRLSGSVAPVLNGDAAEILLVAAHHDDGVGLFEVDPAAPGVHLERVSGMDPTSGFATLDLEGAPARLVAADATAALAAAHRAGTLATTALASGCARRGLDMTVGYTQQREQFGRPLASFQALKHRMADLLVLVQVTQAGAWAAVQAVVHDTPDADRLVASAASYAKDAVTAVAAETVQLHGGIAITWEHDAHLVFKRAQALNQLFGLPHHHRAALV; via the coding sequence ATGACTGACCCGGTCCCCACCCCCGAGCACCTCGAGCTGGCCCGGTCGGTCCGGCAGCTGCTGGAGCGCCGCTCCGACAGTCGGGCCGTGCGGAGCGCGATGGCCGGGCCCGTCGGGTTCGACACCGCCCTGTGGTCGACGTTGTGCGACCAGCTCGGCGTGGCCGCCCTGGCCGTGCCGGAGGAATGTGGGGGCGCCGGCTTCACCGCCGCGGAGACCCACGTCGTCCTCGAGGAGCTCGGCCGGGCGCTCACCCCGTCGCCCCTCCTGGCCTCGGTCGTCACGAGCGCCGTCCTGGTCGCGGCGGGCGGGGCCGACGACCTGCTGGAGCGCATCGCCGCCGGCGCAGTTGCCACCTTGGCCTGGTCCGGGACCACCGACACCGTGGCAGCGACCGTGGGCGTGCGGCACGCCGATGGACGGCTCAGCGGCTCGGTGGCGCCGGTGCTGAACGGCGACGCGGCCGAGATCCTGCTGGTTGCCGCCCACCACGACGACGGCGTGGGCCTGTTCGAGGTCGACCCGGCCGCACCGGGTGTGCACCTGGAGCGGGTGTCAGGGATGGACCCCACCTCGGGCTTCGCCACCCTGGACCTCGAAGGCGCTCCCGCGCGTCTGGTCGCCGCCGACGCCACGGCCGCGCTGGCGGCGGCCCACCGCGCCGGCACCCTGGCGACCACGGCGCTCGCGAGCGGGTGCGCCCGCCGCGGCCTCGACATGACCGTGGGGTACACGCAGCAGCGCGAGCAGTTCGGCCGCCCGCTGGCGTCGTTCCAGGCCCTCAAGCACCGGATGGCCGACCTGCTGGTCCTGGTGCAGGTGACGCAGGCCGGCGCGTGGGCCGCGGTCCAGGCCGTCGTGCACGACACCCCGGACGCCGACCGCCTGGTCGCGTCGGCCGCGTCGTACGCCAAGGACGCCGTGACGGCGGTGGCCGCCGAGACCGTCCAGCTGCACGGCGGAATCGCCATCACCTGGGAGCACGACGCCCACCTGGTGTTCAAGCGGGCCCAGGCGCTGAACCAGCTGTTCGGCCTGCCCCACCACCACCGCGCCGCCCTGGTCTGA
- a CDS encoding PaaI family thioesterase: MRLSAESFSQLDLTTAEVEAAERLYGALTGDIRRLVDVAIRTGVDAGRVEQARELVRRATTILAEDAPPDPAGIHFNAEGRSWNWGNAVVGVRNAIAPPVVLTWDDDGSVFSEVELGVAYEGPPGCVHGGVSALVLDHLMGETASAEHTRLIVTGTLTLRYLRPLPLGTVHMRARITREDERKVTVTAHLSDAAGDDRPAVEATGLFIRPSWVRPDSVAGSLD; the protein is encoded by the coding sequence GTGAGGCTCTCGGCCGAGTCGTTCTCGCAGCTCGACCTCACCACCGCGGAGGTCGAGGCCGCCGAGCGCCTCTACGGGGCGCTGACCGGCGACATCCGCCGGCTCGTCGACGTCGCGATCCGCACCGGGGTGGACGCCGGCCGGGTCGAGCAGGCCCGTGAGCTCGTCCGTCGGGCCACGACGATCCTCGCCGAGGACGCCCCGCCGGACCCGGCCGGCATCCACTTCAACGCCGAGGGTCGATCGTGGAACTGGGGCAACGCGGTCGTGGGGGTGCGCAACGCGATCGCACCGCCGGTGGTCCTGACGTGGGACGACGACGGGTCGGTGTTCTCCGAGGTCGAGCTGGGCGTGGCCTACGAGGGTCCGCCGGGCTGCGTGCACGGCGGTGTGTCGGCCCTGGTGCTGGACCACCTGATGGGGGAGACGGCCAGCGCGGAGCACACCCGGCTGATCGTCACCGGCACCCTCACCCTGCGCTACCTCCGGCCGCTGCCCCTCGGCACGGTGCACATGCGCGCGCGGATCACCCGTGAGGACGAGCGCAAGGTCACCGTCACCGCCCACCTCAGCGACGCCGCCGGCGACGACCGACCCGCCGTGGAGGCGACCGGACTGTTCATCCGGCCGAGCTGGGTCCGACCCGACTCGGTCGCCGGGTCGTTGGACTGA
- a CDS encoding LLM class F420-dependent oxidoreductase translates to MRNGIVLFTSDRGITPADLARAAEARGFDTIYVPEHTHIPVKREALHPTGGEQLPDDRYLRTLDPWTSLATCAAVTTRIGLSTAVCLPVESDPLTLAKTLATLDHLSGGRVTIGAGFGWNTDELADHGVPAGKRRTVLKEYLEAMRALWTQEEASYSGEFVSFGPSWAYPKPPQGQIPVIIGAGGGPKTMKWIAQHADGWMTTPIETDIAAKAELLRTEWAAAGRDGEPDVRILVAKKPTAEDFADWGAARATELIWGVPDLGEDEVMAYLDKLASRLGLSAPA, encoded by the coding sequence ATGCGCAACGGCATCGTGCTCTTCACCTCAGACCGCGGCATCACGCCGGCCGACCTCGCCCGGGCCGCGGAGGCCCGCGGCTTCGACACGATCTACGTGCCCGAGCACACCCACATCCCGGTGAAGCGGGAGGCACTCCACCCGACGGGCGGTGAGCAGCTGCCCGACGACCGCTACCTGCGGACGCTCGACCCGTGGACCTCGCTGGCCACGTGCGCCGCCGTGACCACCCGGATCGGCCTGTCGACCGCGGTCTGCCTGCCCGTCGAGTCCGACCCGCTCACGCTCGCCAAGACGCTGGCGACCCTCGACCACCTGTCCGGCGGTCGGGTCACGATCGGCGCCGGGTTCGGGTGGAACACCGACGAGCTGGCCGACCACGGCGTGCCGGCCGGCAAGCGCCGGACCGTCCTGAAGGAGTACCTCGAGGCGATGCGCGCCCTGTGGACCCAGGAGGAGGCGTCGTACTCCGGCGAGTTCGTCTCCTTCGGCCCCAGCTGGGCGTACCCGAAGCCGCCGCAGGGGCAGATCCCCGTGATCATCGGCGCCGGCGGCGGGCCCAAGACCATGAAGTGGATCGCCCAGCACGCCGACGGCTGGATGACGACCCCCATCGAGACCGACATCGCCGCCAAGGCCGAGCTGCTGCGCACCGAGTGGGCGGCGGCCGGTCGTGACGGTGAACCCGACGTGCGGATCCTGGTGGCCAAGAAGCCGACCGCCGAGGACTTCGCCGACTGGGGGGCGGCCCGCGCCACCGAGCTGATCTGGGGCGTGCCCGACCTCGGGGAGGACGAGGTGATGGCCTACCTCGACAAGCTCGCCTCCCGACTCGGCCTGAGCGCGCCCGCGTGA
- a CDS encoding NADH:flavin oxidoreductase, translating into MATDVFEPAVLGPVRLRNRTVKAATFEGRTPGGLVTDDLIDYHLAPSRGGVGLTTVAYLAVAPEGRTYRDVIVVDERSAPGLARLTDAVHSTGARIAGQLGHAGPVADGRSNGVHALAASRMPSPLSLQMIRSPSAADIARITADYVRSARLMVETGFDVLEIHMAHGYLLSSFLAPKQNRRTDRWGGSLENRARFARDVARAVREEVGDAVAVTAKIGMTEGSPAGFSMPESVEFARMLEADGHLDALELSAGSSLLNPMYLFRGDVPLKEFAAHMPLPVRLGLRTPVGKRFFKEYPFEEGFLRDKALTFRAAVDMPLIALGGINDRATMDRAMAEGFEFVAMGRALLREPDLVNRMQAGETTRGACIHCNQCMPTIYTGTRCTVVDP; encoded by the coding sequence ATGGCCACCGACGTCTTCGAGCCCGCGGTCCTGGGGCCGGTCCGCCTGCGCAACCGCACCGTCAAGGCCGCCACCTTCGAGGGTCGGACGCCGGGCGGTCTCGTCACGGACGACCTGATCGACTACCACCTCGCGCCGTCGCGGGGCGGGGTCGGCCTGACGACGGTCGCCTACCTGGCCGTCGCGCCGGAGGGTCGCACGTACCGCGACGTGATCGTCGTCGACGAGCGGTCGGCCCCCGGCCTCGCCCGACTCACGGACGCGGTGCACTCCACCGGGGCGAGGATCGCCGGTCAGCTCGGCCACGCCGGACCGGTCGCCGACGGCCGGTCCAACGGGGTGCACGCGCTCGCCGCTTCGCGCATGCCGTCTCCCCTCAGCCTGCAGATGATCCGGTCGCCCTCCGCGGCCGACATCGCCCGGATCACCGCCGACTACGTGCGGTCGGCCCGGCTCATGGTCGAGACCGGATTCGACGTCCTCGAGATCCACATGGCGCACGGCTACCTGCTCAGCTCGTTCCTCGCGCCGAAGCAGAACCGCCGCACCGACCGGTGGGGCGGGTCGCTGGAGAACCGTGCCCGGTTCGCCCGCGACGTCGCCCGGGCCGTGCGCGAGGAGGTGGGCGACGCAGTCGCCGTGACCGCGAAGATCGGCATGACCGAGGGCTCCCCCGCCGGCTTCTCGATGCCCGAGAGCGTCGAGTTCGCGCGGATGCTGGAGGCCGACGGCCACCTGGACGCGCTCGAGCTGAGCGCCGGCAGCTCGCTGCTGAACCCCATGTACCTGTTCCGCGGCGACGTGCCGCTGAAGGAGTTCGCGGCCCACATGCCGCTGCCCGTGCGGCTCGGCCTGCGGACCCCGGTCGGCAAGCGGTTCTTCAAGGAGTACCCGTTCGAGGAGGGGTTCCTGCGCGACAAGGCCCTGACCTTCCGCGCGGCCGTGGACATGCCGCTGATCGCCCTCGGCGGCATCAACGACCGCGCCACGATGGACCGCGCCATGGCGGAGGGTTTCGAGTTCGTGGCGATGGGCCGTGCGCTCCTGCGCGAACCCGACCTGGTCAACCGGATGCAGGCCGGCGAGACCACCCGGGGCGCCTGCATCCACTGCAACCAGTGCATGCCGACGATCTACACCGGCACCCGCTGCACGGTCGTCGATCCCTGA
- a CDS encoding flavin reductase family protein, producing the protein MGSVTGSGVPDGMNPDAAVSWPPRELIDSFMGAENGEFAWLPGEVVHFDNEAAQAAALTFRDVLGRYASGVTVVTTVHGGAPVGMTCQSFTSVSLDPPLVAFLPMKTSRAFAAIQLARRFCVNFLAADQAAVSNAFASRADDKFAGIDWHPTAGGMPLLDGVVGWVDCSIHAVHETGDHYLVIGRIEDLGTGDSTAPLLYHRGAYRTTDDG; encoded by the coding sequence ATGGGATCCGTGACAGGTTCAGGGGTGCCGGACGGCATGAACCCCGACGCGGCCGTGTCGTGGCCGCCCCGGGAGCTGATCGACTCCTTCATGGGCGCCGAGAACGGTGAGTTCGCGTGGCTCCCGGGCGAGGTCGTGCACTTCGACAACGAGGCCGCCCAGGCCGCCGCGCTCACGTTCCGTGACGTGCTCGGCCGCTACGCCAGCGGCGTCACCGTGGTCACGACCGTGCACGGCGGTGCGCCCGTGGGCATGACCTGCCAGTCGTTCACCAGCGTCTCGCTCGACCCGCCCCTGGTCGCGTTCCTGCCCATGAAGACCTCGCGGGCCTTCGCCGCGATCCAGCTGGCCCGCCGCTTCTGCGTCAACTTCCTGGCCGCCGACCAGGCCGCGGTGTCCAACGCGTTCGCCTCCCGGGCCGACGACAAGTTCGCCGGCATCGACTGGCATCCCACCGCCGGCGGCATGCCGCTGCTCGACGGTGTCGTCGGGTGGGTCGACTGCTCGATCCACGCCGTCCACGAGACCGGCGACCATTACCTCGTGATCGGCCGCATCGAGGACCTCGGCACCGGAGACTCCACCGCGCCGCTGCTGTACCACCGCGGCGCGTACCGCACGACGGACGACGGCTGA
- the hsaC gene encoding iron-dependent extradiol dioxygenase HsaC yields the protein MIDIRSMGYARVGSTDLEAWRHFAVKVLGLAEGRGPTPANLYFRIDEVSARLVVVPAEEDRLDCVGWELADHDALQAAREHLIKAGVDFTEGTAEELADRRVQEMLRFTDPSGNVFELFHGITYESRPVVTPYAARFVTGEQGMGHVVVPVDDDVEALRFYRDVLGFRLRDSMSMPGEFVGKEPGSKVWLRFLGVNPRHHSLAFLPMPNPSRCVHLMLEVEKLDDVGRALERVRKHGAPLSATLGRHMNDEMVSFYVRSPGGFDIEFGCEGLTVDDQRWVARESTAVSYWGHAFGQSG from the coding sequence ATGATCGACATCAGATCGATGGGGTACGCGCGGGTCGGGTCCACCGACCTGGAGGCGTGGCGCCACTTCGCCGTCAAGGTGCTCGGGCTGGCCGAGGGCCGCGGTCCGACACCTGCGAACCTGTACTTCCGGATCGACGAGGTCTCCGCCCGGCTGGTCGTCGTGCCGGCCGAGGAGGACCGGCTCGACTGCGTCGGCTGGGAGCTCGCCGACCACGACGCCCTGCAGGCCGCGCGTGAGCACCTGATCAAGGCGGGCGTCGACTTCACCGAGGGCACCGCCGAGGAGCTGGCCGACCGCCGGGTCCAGGAGATGCTCCGGTTCACCGACCCCTCGGGCAACGTGTTCGAGCTGTTCCACGGCATCACCTACGAGTCGCGGCCCGTGGTCACGCCGTACGCCGCCCGGTTCGTCACCGGCGAGCAGGGCATGGGCCATGTGGTCGTGCCGGTCGACGACGACGTGGAGGCGCTGCGCTTCTACCGTGACGTGCTCGGTTTCCGGCTGCGCGACTCCATGAGCATGCCGGGCGAGTTCGTCGGCAAGGAGCCGGGCTCCAAGGTGTGGCTCCGCTTCCTGGGGGTCAACCCGCGCCACCACTCGCTGGCGTTCCTGCCGATGCCGAACCCGAGCCGATGCGTGCACCTGATGCTCGAGGTCGAGAAGCTCGACGACGTCGGACGCGCCCTGGAGCGGGTGCGCAAGCACGGTGCGCCGCTATCGGCGACCCTCGGCCGGCACATGAACGACGAGATGGTGTCGTTCTACGTCAGGTCGCCGGGCGGGTTCGACATCGAGTTCGGCTGCGAGGGCCTGACCGTCGACGACCAGCGCTGGGTGGCCCGCGAGTCGACCGCCGTCTCGTACTGGGGCCACGCGTTCGGCCAGTCGGGCTAG
- the hsaD gene encoding 4,5:9,10-diseco-3-hydroxy-5,9,17-trioxoandrosta-1(10),2-diene-4-oate hydrolase, translating to MAGPEQSGAGRAGLDRESTRRSAKAGELTLNYYEAGAPTPLGGGLPLVMLHGGGPGASAWSNFGPALPGFAEDFRTILVDQPGFGQSDKPPVVGNYFRFSATVLKDFLDELGIDRIHLLGNSLGGGTAMRFALMFPERVGRLVLMGPGGLSLNLFHADPTEGVKRLMDFSMAPSEDALRAFISTMVVDQSLVTAELVAQRFADATAPGAQEALQSMGMSFWNPDSYEDGLLWRDAHQLRRPTLLTWGREDRVNPLDGALVALKMIPKATLHVFPNCGHWAQIEAAEEFRQVCTAYLSRHVERPRGQGDPA from the coding sequence ATGGCGGGCCCGGAGCAGTCGGGGGCTGGCCGGGCCGGCCTCGACCGGGAGAGCACCCGCCGTTCGGCCAAGGCCGGCGAGCTGACCCTCAACTACTACGAGGCCGGCGCACCGACCCCGCTCGGTGGCGGGCTCCCGCTCGTGATGCTGCACGGCGGCGGTCCCGGTGCCTCGGCCTGGTCGAACTTCGGTCCGGCCCTGCCGGGCTTCGCCGAGGACTTCCGCACGATCCTGGTCGACCAGCCCGGGTTCGGGCAGAGCGACAAGCCGCCGGTCGTCGGCAACTACTTCCGGTTCTCGGCCACGGTGCTCAAGGACTTCCTCGACGAGCTGGGCATCGACCGCATCCACCTGCTCGGCAACAGCCTGGGTGGCGGCACGGCGATGCGCTTCGCGCTGATGTTCCCCGAGCGGGTCGGCCGCCTGGTGCTGATGGGACCCGGCGGGCTCTCGCTCAACCTGTTCCACGCCGACCCCACCGAGGGCGTCAAGCGTCTGATGGACTTCTCCATGGCGCCGTCGGAGGACGCGCTGCGGGCCTTCATCTCCACGATGGTGGTCGACCAGTCCCTGGTCACCGCCGAGCTGGTGGCGCAACGGTTCGCCGACGCCACCGCACCGGGCGCGCAGGAGGCCCTGCAGTCGATGGGCATGTCGTTCTGGAACCCCGACAGCTACGAGGACGGTCTGCTGTGGCGCGACGCCCACCAGCTGCGCCGGCCGACGCTGCTCACGTGGGGCCGTGAGGACCGGGTCAACCCGCTCGACGGTGCCCTCGTGGCACTCAAGATGATCCCGAAGGCGACGCTGCACGTCTTCCCGAACTGCGGGCACTGGGCCCAGATCGAGGCGGCCGAGGAGTTCCGCCAGGTCTGCACGGCCTACCTGTCCCGCCACGTCGAACGACCGAGGGGCCAGGGGGATCCTGCATGA
- the hsaA gene encoding 3-hydroxy-9,10-secoandrosta-1,3,5(10)-triene-9,17-dione monooxygenase oxygenase subunit, with protein sequence MSQAVLDGVRDLLPGFRDRAEETDRLRQVPEASVKELDEVGFFKLLQPKRFEGLESDPLDFYSAISMIASACGSTGWICSVVGVHPWQIALFHDDAQQAVWGEDTSTRVSSSYAPTGKATVTDGGYLLQGRWSFSSGSAHCSWVLLGGLVFDEAGQIVDFKTFLVPRDKYEIIDVWNVIGLAGTGSNDIVVAETFIPEEFTLSMSETGRCVGPGQEQNPGDLYKMPFHSLFTTAITAPIVGMARGAYAEHVEMQQKRVRAAYAGEKASSDPFAAVRIARASSQIDGAWALCMSNIREEQAHVAKGEKIPLSLRLRVRRDQVLGTQRAIDAIDELFEASGGRALATGTYLQRAWRDAHAGRVHAANDPERALQMYGMFEFGHKVDPGMY encoded by the coding sequence ATGAGCCAAGCTGTGCTGGACGGTGTGCGCGACCTGCTGCCCGGATTCCGTGACCGTGCGGAGGAGACCGACCGCCTGAGGCAGGTGCCGGAGGCGTCGGTCAAGGAGCTCGACGAGGTCGGCTTCTTCAAGCTGCTCCAGCCGAAGCGCTTCGAGGGCCTGGAGTCCGACCCGCTCGACTTCTACTCCGCGATCAGCATGATCGCGTCGGCGTGCGGCTCCACCGGCTGGATCTGCTCGGTCGTCGGCGTCCACCCGTGGCAGATCGCGCTGTTCCACGACGACGCGCAGCAGGCGGTGTGGGGTGAGGACACCTCCACCCGCGTCAGCTCGTCCTACGCGCCCACCGGCAAGGCCACCGTCACCGACGGCGGCTACCTGCTGCAGGGCCGCTGGAGCTTCTCGTCGGGCTCCGCACACTGCTCGTGGGTGCTGCTCGGTGGCCTGGTGTTCGACGAGGCCGGCCAGATCGTCGACTTCAAGACCTTCCTGGTGCCGCGCGACAAGTACGAGATCATCGACGTCTGGAACGTCATCGGCCTCGCCGGCACCGGCTCCAACGACATCGTGGTCGCCGAGACCTTCATCCCCGAGGAGTTCACGCTCTCGATGAGCGAGACCGGCCGCTGCGTCGGCCCGGGCCAGGAGCAGAACCCCGGCGACCTGTACAAGATGCCGTTCCACTCGCTGTTCACCACCGCGATCACCGCGCCGATCGTGGGCATGGCCCGCGGCGCGTACGCCGAGCACGTCGAGATGCAGCAGAAGCGCGTCCGCGCGGCCTACGCCGGCGAGAAGGCGTCGTCGGACCCGTTCGCGGCCGTCCGCATCGCCCGTGCCTCCAGCCAGATCGACGGCGCCTGGGCGCTGTGTATGTCCAACATCCGCGAGGAGCAGGCCCACGTGGCCAAGGGCGAGAAGATCCCGCTGTCCCTGCGCCTGCGGGTCCGGCGCGACCAGGTGCTCGGCACGCAGCGGGCGATCGACGCGATCGACGAGCTGTTCGAGGCTTCCGGCGGCCGCGCGCTCGCCACCGGCACCTACCTCCAGCGGGCATGGCGCGACGCGCATGCCGGCCGGGTGCACGCGGCCAACGATCCCGAGCGTGCGCTGCAGATGTACGGCATGTTCGAGTTCGGTCACAAGGTCGACCCCGGGATGTACTGA
- a CDS encoding DUF1295 domain-containing protein: protein MDTPRMSKAESLTRVAIAYVVAFGAGGAWFFAGPETAWLWLDGLIADLIATVVVFVASRLHHNSSFYDAYWSVLPPLLMIGWWIRSDAPVDDPRSWLVLGVIMFWAIRLTGNWIYAFPGLHHEDWRYPQLRNQAGRAEAVVDLMAIHVVPTLQVFLGMVPAYVVVTRTGRDLGLLDLLAVLVGVGAVVLQFVADLQMYRFARTRQPGEAMDRGLWAWSRHPNYFGEFSFWLSLAIFGLAADPDTWWWIFVGAAAMCLLLQAASIPLMEKRSLERRPSYSDVIDRVPRFVPRPPRRDRTSV from the coding sequence ATGGACACCCCCCGCATGAGCAAGGCCGAGTCGCTGACCAGGGTCGCGATCGCGTACGTCGTGGCGTTCGGAGCCGGCGGCGCCTGGTTCTTCGCGGGCCCCGAGACCGCGTGGTTGTGGCTCGACGGACTGATCGCCGACCTCATCGCGACGGTCGTGGTGTTCGTCGCCAGCCGCCTGCACCACAACTCCAGCTTCTACGACGCGTACTGGAGCGTGCTGCCGCCGCTGCTGATGATCGGCTGGTGGATCCGCTCCGACGCCCCCGTCGACGACCCGCGCTCGTGGCTCGTGCTCGGCGTCATCATGTTCTGGGCGATCCGGCTCACCGGCAACTGGATCTACGCATTCCCCGGACTGCACCACGAGGACTGGCGGTACCCGCAGCTGCGCAACCAGGCCGGCCGGGCCGAGGCGGTCGTCGACCTCATGGCGATCCACGTCGTCCCCACGCTGCAGGTGTTCCTCGGCATGGTGCCGGCCTACGTCGTGGTGACCCGCACGGGTCGCGACCTCGGCCTGCTCGACCTGCTGGCCGTGCTGGTCGGAGTCGGCGCCGTGGTGCTGCAGTTCGTCGCCGACCTGCAGATGTACCGGTTCGCGCGCACCCGGCAGCCCGGCGAGGCGATGGACCGGGGGCTCTGGGCCTGGTCGCGGCATCCCAACTACTTCGGCGAGTTCAGCTTCTGGTTGTCGCTGGCGATCTTCGGGCTCGCCGCCGACCCCGACACGTGGTGGTGGATCTTCGTGGGTGCTGCAGCGATGTGCCTGCTGCTGCAGGCCGCCAGCATCCCGCTGATGGAGAAGCGCAGCCTCGAGCGGCGGCCCAGCTACTCCGACGTGATCGACCGGGTGCCGAGGTTCGTCCCGCGGCCCCCGCGCCGCGACCGCACCTCGGTGTGA